Proteins found in one Methanospirillum hungatei JF-1 genomic segment:
- a CDS encoding IS1634-like element ISMhu4 family transposase, producing the protein MIAPTHQIEHIGGIPYIFETLKELQIIRILNEVYSPHRNWVGLPIGETIAIWICYCLTENDHRMCPLEKWVTTKKNLLEKLIGFQFSPKCFTDDHLARILSLLHNNELWNRFESELNRSTLRIYGLTDENIVRLDMTTVNSNGIIDKNGLIQFGNSKDDASLPQIKIVLSVLDVLGLPLTVSVVPGNCADDPLYIPAMEKVKKSTGQSGLLFVGDCKMGAIATRLYTTINNDFYLCPLSEVSHPTQEIYSAIIAHQESNLSFTQVSRSYYDGSDAIIAEGFEKKISHSMEYEGKIITWEERLIYAKSFAHANKFRLSLEEQVKKAFFEINSMNKRGKGKKIYRTIEEAKEKVHAILGDKGLTAVFEVEYIEHISNTPKRKYGNNPARIEQSTRIEVKPTINLQALQQAQELSGWRVYVTNKPENELSMQDVVLTYRDQYIIEHQFHRLKGKALSLAPMFIQRDDRIDGLVKFLTIVMRPLVIIEKKVRDSLKSRGQGLSGLFEYNPTKIVNNPKTERIIEFFKEIYLLVSFYGEQVFYTITGINQKHREILNLMNVDISVYTQLGSIQESEFKISER; encoded by the coding sequence ATGATCGCTCCGACACATCAAATTGAACACATCGGCGGAATCCCATATATCTTTGAAACATTAAAAGAACTTCAAATCATACGAATTTTGAATGAGGTATATTCGCCTCACAGAAACTGGGTGGGTTTGCCGATTGGTGAAACGATTGCCATTTGGATCTGCTACTGCCTGACCGAAAATGATCATCGTATGTGTCCCTTGGAGAAGTGGGTTACTACCAAAAAAAATTTACTGGAAAAATTGATTGGTTTTCAATTTAGTCCAAAATGCTTTACTGATGACCATTTGGCTCGTATATTATCTCTATTGCACAATAATGAACTTTGGAACCGATTTGAATCTGAATTAAATCGTTCTACACTGCGTATATATGGTTTAACGGATGAAAACATCGTCCGTCTTGATATGACAACAGTAAACAGCAATGGAATTATCGATAAAAACGGATTAATACAATTTGGCAACTCAAAAGATGACGCCTCCCTCCCTCAAATAAAAATCGTACTTTCAGTGCTTGATGTGCTGGGTTTGCCCCTCACCGTTAGTGTAGTCCCTGGAAATTGTGCTGATGATCCTCTCTATATCCCTGCAATGGAAAAGGTGAAAAAATCTACGGGACAATCTGGATTACTTTTTGTGGGAGATTGCAAAATGGGTGCCATAGCAACTCGTTTGTATACGACTATCAATAATGACTTTTATTTATGCCCGTTATCAGAAGTCTCTCATCCTACTCAGGAAATTTATTCTGCAATCATAGCACATCAGGAGTCTAATCTTTCCTTCACACAAGTTTCACGATCGTACTATGATGGAAGCGATGCGATTATAGCCGAAGGATTTGAGAAAAAAATATCTCATTCAATGGAATATGAGGGGAAAATCATAACCTGGGAGGAACGGCTAATCTACGCAAAATCATTTGCTCATGCAAATAAATTCAGATTATCACTTGAAGAGCAAGTAAAAAAAGCTTTCTTTGAGATAAATTCAATGAATAAAAGAGGAAAGGGAAAGAAAATTTACCGAACAATCGAGGAAGCAAAAGAAAAAGTACATGCTATTCTTGGAGATAAGGGATTAACAGCGGTATTCGAAGTTGAGTATATCGAGCATATTAGTAATACTCCAAAACGAAAATACGGAAACAATCCCGCCAGAATTGAACAATCGACGAGAATTGAGGTTAAACCAACTATTAACTTGCAAGCCCTTCAACAAGCGCAGGAATTATCAGGATGGAGGGTATATGTAACAAATAAACCAGAAAATGAATTATCGATGCAAGATGTTGTTCTGACTTACCGTGATCAGTATATCATAGAGCATCAATTTCATCGGCTGAAGGGAAAGGCACTTTCACTTGCCCCAATGTTTATTCAACGAGATGACAGAATTGATGGTTTAGTGAAGTTTTTGACTATTGTAATGAGACCACTTGTTATTATTGAGAAAAAAGTCAGGGATTCGCTGAAAAGTAGAGGTCAGGGTTTGAGTGGTCTTTTCGAATATAATCCAACGAAAATAGTAAATAATCCTAAAACTGAAAGAATTATTGAGTTTTTCAAAGAGATTTATTTGTTAGTTTCATTTTATGGTGAACAGGTTTTTTACACAATTACTGGGATAAATCAAAAGCATCGAGAGATTTTAAATCTGATGAATGTTGATATTAGTGTTTATACTCAATTGGGATCAATTCAGGAATCTGAATTTAAGATCAGCGAACGGTGA
- a CDS encoding ATP-binding protein: protein MDTRAKLKTAIVEWQESALPFVHIRNRPIQMDLPHIHDIIGVRRCGKTYFMYQLISDLLMHGVPKSSVLYLNLDDDRLQPIQGDELSQLIDTFRELYASSDDQKLYFFLDEIQNFPLWEKWLKGIYDKRKNIKFVISGSNASLLSEEISSRLTGRHITTRMFPFSFFEFLKYKNISFDLKTIAYSDKKIEIKRIFNEYLVRGGFPEVIIYPAGDHITLLQSYFDDIIYRDIVSRHGVRNPKIFKELALFCVSNIAKPHTYNLPFADLIR, encoded by the coding sequence ATGGATACCCGGGCAAAACTAAAAACTGCGATTGTTGAATGGCAGGAGAGTGCATTGCCTTTTGTGCACATTAGAAATCGCCCGATTCAGATGGATCTTCCTCATATACATGACATTATTGGTGTGAGACGCTGTGGGAAGACCTATTTTATGTATCAGTTAATTTCAGACCTGCTCATGCACGGTGTTCCAAAGTCATCTGTTCTCTATCTGAACCTTGATGATGACCGATTGCAGCCTATTCAGGGAGATGAGTTATCTCAATTAATAGATACATTTCGGGAACTGTATGCCTCATCGGATGATCAGAAACTCTATTTTTTTTTGGATGAGATACAAAATTTTCCTTTATGGGAAAAATGGTTAAAAGGAATCTACGATAAAAGAAAAAATATAAAATTTGTAATAAGTGGCTCAAATGCCTCACTTTTGTCAGAAGAAATCTCTTCCCGGCTGACTGGAAGGCACATTACCACCAGAATGTTTCCGTTCAGTTTTTTCGAATTCCTGAAATATAAAAACATCTCGTTTGATCTGAAAACAATCGCATATTCTGATAAGAAGATCGAGATAAAAAGGATTTTCAATGAATATCTTGTTCGGGGAGGATTTCCTGAAGTAATTATCTATCCTGCAGGAGATCACATTACATTGCTCCAATCTTATTTTGATGATATCATATACCGGGATATCGTGTCGCGACATGGAGTGCGAAATCCGAAAATATTCAAAGAACTAGCTCTTTTCTGTGTGTCCAATATTGCGAAACCTCATACCTATAACTTACCTTTCGCTGATCTTATAAGGTAA
- a CDS encoding acylphosphatase — MTTIKNKIIIQGPKVHDVGYRVFLLNRALQSGLIGFSAFNHTLPDNIQQIEICIEGDTESIEEFTTDLHDNIPVHAIVDTISIEPYGKRVITIMDYMHLVQVEQLDKGIPAILSIQSSQEKMLEKQDRMLEKQDQMLEKQDVMIGKQDQMLEKQDQMLGKQDLMIDTQKLTNKEIQTLRYDLKTEMNERFNKIEHELQEVKNALHKHGIMA, encoded by the coding sequence ATGACTACAATAAAAAATAAAATCATCATTCAGGGACCAAAAGTTCACGATGTGGGATATAGAGTTTTTCTCTTAAATCGTGCACTCCAATCAGGACTTATTGGCTTTTCTGCATTTAATCATACTTTGCCAGATAATATACAGCAGATTGAGATCTGCATAGAAGGAGATACTGAATCCATTGAAGAGTTTACCACAGATCTGCATGATAATATCCCCGTTCATGCCATCGTTGATACAATTTCCATTGAGCCATACGGTAAGCGGGTAATCACGATAATGGACTATATGCACCTTGTCCAGGTTGAACAACTGGATAAAGGAATTCCTGCGATTTTAAGTATTCAATCATCACAGGAAAAAATGTTGGAGAAACAGGATCGGATGCTCGAGAAACAGGATCAAATGCTCGAGAAACAAGATGTGATGATTGGTAAACAGGATCAGATGCTGGAAAAACAGGACCAAATGTTGGGAAAACAAGATCTGATGATTGACACCCAGAAACTGACCAACAAAGAGATACAAACATTACGATATGACTTAAAAACCGAAATGAATGAACGTTTCAATAAAATTGAGCATGAATTGCAGGAGGTAAAGAATGCTCTCCATAAACACGGAATCATGGCATAA